Proteins found in one Bombus terrestris chromosome 1, iyBomTerr1.2, whole genome shotgun sequence genomic segment:
- the LOC125385143 gene encoding uncharacterized protein LOC125385143: protein MDALREKFDCHRQICMCHWDLLFDYPKITKETPEAIDDLIETVRVHLQALERLGDPVTSNAILIKLVTSKLPSAVVREWQHTLPDKKLPPYTHLVDFLKTRTNSDRACSSLTVKKGASDQHDRRRQDAPRSYTFITTHNTLLCPNCHGQHELWNCHVFKTKTPKERLEIAKRASLCTNCLGKGHALTQCSAGSCRICRQRHHTYLHQDQGHKDRKFQQILWRNSDGEVDIYQLNTVTFGLSAAPYLAIRCLKQLADDEGHRYPRAAMVLQRDFYVDDVLTGAETKNEAQSLRTELIELLKLAGLNIRKWAANDRELLRGLSEQDINDKLLLGESQTFKTLGVVWNSFDDSILYSVKINPTASRITKRTISSEIAKIYDPLGLLAPVIVRAKMLLQRLGTLKLDWDESLPADVHTEWSKYYSQLPLLNNVKFPRKAIIKTAAEIELHGFCDASERAYGACVYLRTIAPDGHVWTRLLTARSKVAPLKSQTIPRLELSGALLFASLATTVLQALPSNISRTVYWTDSTIVLHWINTSPHTLKTFVANRVTEIQQKTHTSGWRHIPTTDNPADLISRGQSPQDFLRSTIWQHGPEWLQQPEKYWPSWNPVPLVEIPEQKKATCLSVTPPDHSLLERYSSWPKLIRIAARCFRWRQKQDRGGPLTTHDLTNAHNKLVKLLQLCYFPDEIRTLRTDRNSAVKGKLQRLNPFLDKDEILRVGGRLSHSPMPFTQKHPIILPKSSVTALIIEHEHLLNLHSGTQATLYALRRSYWPIDGRSQVWSTLKKCVRCCRANPPPVEYVMGDLPAARITESLKAVHLELVTDLTSEAFIAALRRFIARRGFCVTIYSDNGTNFVGANNELRELRNLLQSDDHKVRIQSFLADRRIEWHFIPPNSPHFGGLWEAAVKSFKRHLRRVAGNELLTYENLNTLIIEIESILNSRPLTPISSDPNDLLVLTPGHFLIGDALTSFRERDFRDTPSNRLSSWQHIQRIKQHFWRRWHREYLNELNIRNKWSKGSHDIRVGTVVVLREDNERHEEEEMEKIRKIKQNKKHWKYINKYIRSREGIDEDISEGEWRNHLMEILEGTEHKEGRKTGGHGEEEKIMEEREDNIEKEYTS from the exons ATGGATGCTCTTAGGGAAAAATTCGATTGCCACCGTCAGATCTGCATGTGTCACTGGGATTTGCTTTTCGACTATCCCaaaataactaaagaaacacCCGAAGCTATAGACGATCTTATCGAGACAGTCAGAGTACATCTCCAAGCGTTAGAAAGACTCGGGGACCCAGTCACGTCAAACGCCATTCTCATAAAGCTTGTCACGTCGAAGTTACCTTCAGCCGTTGTTCGCGAATGGCAACATACCCTACCGGACAAGAAATTGCCGCCATATACGCATTTAGTAGATTTTCTAAAAACACGGACGAATAGCGACAGAGCGTGTTCATCATTAACCGTCAAAAAAGGGGCGTCCGATCAACACGACCGTCGGCGACAGGACGCGCCGCGAAGCTATACATTCATAACTACACATAATACGTTGTTGTGTCCGAACTGCCACGGACAACACGAATTATGGAATTGCCATGTCTTCAAAACGAAGACGCCCAAAGAACGCCTGGAAATCGCCAAAAGGGCGTCGCTCTGTACCAATTGTTTAGGCAAGGGACACGCTCTCACTCAATGCTCCGCGGGATCATGTCGCATCTGTAGACAGCGACATCACACGTATCTGCATCAAGACCAGGGGCATA aggatcggaaattccaacaaatcttGTGGCGCAACTCGGACGGAGAAGTGGACATCTATCAACTTAACACAGTGACATTCGGGCTGTCAGCGGCCCCCTATCTAGCCATTCGGTGCCTCAAACAACTGGCAGACGACGAGGGACATCGATACCCACGAGCAGCGATGGTCTTACAGCGAGACTTCTACGTCGACGATGTTCTCACAGGAGCCGAAACAAAGAACGAGGCACAATCACTAAGAACGGAGCTCATAGAATTGCTTAAATTAGCCGGCTTAAACATCCGAAAATGGGCAGCGAACGACCGGGAACTGCTACGAGGACTTTCCGAGCAGGACATAAACGATAAGCTGCTACTAGGCGAATCGCAAACTTTCAAAACTCTGGGTGTTGTTTGGAATTCCTTTGACGATTCGATCCTATATTCCGTCAAAATCAATCCTACCGCCTCTCGAATTACGAAGAGAACAATCAGCTCCGAAATTGCCAAGATCTACGACCCTCTTGGATTACTGGCACCAGTGATCGTTCGCGCTAAGATGTTGCTCCAACGACTTGGGACTTTAAAACTTGACTGGGACGAATCTCTTCCGGCTGACGTACACACAGAGTGGAGCAAATATTATTCACAGCTACCTTTGCTAAATAACGTGAAGTTTCCACGTAAAGCTATAATCAAGACTGCAGCGGAAATTGAATTACACGGATTCTGCGACGCCAGCGAAAGGGCGTATGGGGCATGCGTCTACCTTCGCACCATCGCTCCGGATGGTCATGTTTGGACACGACTCCTCACCGCAAGGTCAAAGGTGGCTCCACTCAAATCACAAACCATTCCAAGGCTGGAACTGAGTGGAGCACTTCTTTTCGCATCATTGGCCACTACAGTCCTTCAAGCGTTACCAAGCAACATTTCTCGGACCGTTTACTGGACTGATTCTACAATCGTTTTACACTGGATTAATACATCACCCCATACGCTGAAAACCTTCGTCGCCAATCGTGTGACAGAGATTCAACAAAAGACTCACACCTCAGGTTGGCGCCACATTCCCACTACCGATAACCCTGCAGATCTCATATCTCGAGGCCAATCACCCCAAGACTTCCTGCGATCTACCATTTGGCAACATGGACCAGAATGGCTCCAACAACCTGAAAAATACTGGCCGTCGTGGAACCCAGTACCATTAGTTGAAATACCAGAGCAAAAGAAGGCAACATGTCTGTCCGTGACTCCGCCTGACCACAGTCTACTGGAGAGATATTCTTCTTGGCCCAAGCTGATAAGAATTGCCGCTCGTTGCTTCCGATGGAGGCAAAAACAGGATCGGGGGGGACCTCTAACCACACATGATTTAACCAATGCGCATAACAAATTGGTCAAATTGTTACAACTCTGTTATTTTCCAGATGAAATACGTACTCTCCGCACAGATCGAAATTCTGCAGTGAAGGGGAAGCTGCAACGACTCAATCCATTTCTGGACAAGGACGAGATATTGCGAGTCGGAGGCCGACTCAGTCATTCACCAATGCCCTTCACTCAGAAACACCCAATCATTCTACCCAAATCCTCAGTTACAGCACTCATAATCGAGCATGAACACCTCCTAAATCTCCACTCCGGAACTCAAGCTACCTTATATGCCTTAAGGAGATCTTACTGGCCTATCGACGGCCGTAGTCAAGTTTGGAGCACGCTGAAGAAGTGCGTACGTTGCTGCCGAGCCAATCCACCTCCAGTAGAGTACGTAATGGGCGACCTTCCAGCTGCACGGATAACGGAATCTC TTAAAGCAGTCCATCTCGAGCTGGTCACCGATCTCACTAGCGAGGCCTTCATTGCTGCTCTGCGAAGATTCATCGCTCGCCGAGGATTCTGTGTAACAATTTATTCTGACAACGGCACCAACTTCGTTGGCGCCAACAATGAATTACGAGAGCTCCGAAACCTCCTGCAGTCCGACGATCATAAGGTAAGGATTCAGTCCTTTTTAGccgatcgacgaatcgaatgGCACTTCATTCCTCCCAACTCACCTCACTTCGGCGGGCTGTGGGAGGCTGCGGTGAAGTCCTTCAAACGACATCTCAGACGTGTCGCAGGTAACGAGCTCTTAACATACGAAAATTTGAACACACTGATCATTGAAATCGAGTCTATCCTCAACTCCCGTCCTCTGACTCCAATATCATCTGACCCAAACGATCTTCTTGTCCTTACTCCCGGTCACTTCCTCATCGGAGATGCATTAACAAGCTTTCGAGAACGAGATTTCCGGGACACTCCATCCAATCGTCTCTCCAGCTGGCAACATATTCAAAGGATCAAACAACATTTCTGGCGCCGTTGGCATCGAGAATACCTGAACGAGCTGAACATCCGAAATAAATGGAGCAAGGGCAGTCACGACATCCGAGTAGGCACCGTAGTAGTcctcagggaggataac gaaagacacgaagaagaagaaatggagAAAATAAGGAAGATCAAACAGAACAAGAAGCATtggaaatacataaataaatatataagaagTAGAGAAGGTATAGATGAGGATATAAGCGAAGGAGAATGGAGAAACCACTTGATGGAAATTTTAGAAGGAACAGAGCACAAGGAGGGTAGAAAAACGGGGGGTCatggagaggaagagaaaataaTGGAGGAGAGAGAAGATAATATAGAGAAAGAATATACTAGCTAA